A window of Panicum virgatum strain AP13 chromosome 8K, P.virgatum_v5, whole genome shotgun sequence contains these coding sequences:
- the LOC120645857 gene encoding BTB/POZ and MATH domain-containing protein 1-like, with amino-acid sequence MKSASAIVAEAVTGSHVLNIEGYSRTKGLGGGEFIQSSTFDVGGHRWFIRYYPDGYGSDNAGWISFYLQLQHSDATSVKASLKLSLLDEMGEPVPSHCTNWGAIATLSTRQQWGCKRFIEKKTLEESAYLKDNCFAIRFDIIVSKEFRAEDTTQFVAVPPSDLHQHLGRLLSSGAESDVTFRVGGETFDAHRLVLAARSPVFTAELFGPMREERTTGRPIQIDDMEPGVFGAMLHYIYTDSLPEAADTGDAAVMAQHVLVAADRYGLERLKLICEDKLCSYISTDTAATTLALAEQHGCRGLKKACFSFLRSPGNLKAIIGSDGFQHLTSSCPSLLNELLANVAP; translated from the coding sequence atgAAGAGTGCGTCGGCCATTGTGGCGGAGGCCGTGACCGGGTCACACGTGCTCAACATCGAGGGGTACTCCCGGACCAAGGGACTCGGCGGTGGCGAGTTCATCCAATCCAGCACATTCGATGTGGGAGGCCATCGGTGGTTTATCAGATACTACCCGGATGGTTACGGCTCGGATAACGCTGGCTGGATATCGTTCTATCTGCAACTCCAACATTCAGATGCTACCAGCGTGAAGGCAAGCTTAAAATTAAGTCTACTCGACGAGATGGGAGAACCAGTCCCATCGCATTGCACTAATTGGGGCGCTATAGCCACGCTCTCGACACGCCAACAATGGGGATGTAAAAGGTTCATCGAGAAGAAGACTCTAGAGGAATCAGCTTATCTGAAAGATAACTGTTTTGCAATCAGGTTCGATATCATCGTCTCCAAGGAGTTCCGAGCAGAGGACACCACACAGTTCGTCGCCGTGCCGCCGTCGGACCTGCACCAGCACCTCGGCCGTCTCCTCTCGTCCGGCGCAGAATCCGACGTCACGTTCCGGGTCGGCGGGGAGACCTTCGACGCGCACCGGCTCGTGCTCGCCGCCCGGTCCCCGGTGTTCACGGCGGAGCTCTTCGGCCCGATGAGGGAGGAGCGCACGACGGGCCGCCCCATCCAGATCGACGACATGGAGCCAGGGGTGTTCGGCGCCATGCTCCACTACATCTACACCGACTCGCTGCCGGAGGCGGCGGACACTGGCGACGCGGCAGTCATGGCGCAGCATGTGCTCGTCGCGGCGGACAGGTACGGCCTGGAGAGGCTGAAGCTCATCTGCGAGGACAAGCTCTGCAGCTACATCAGCACTGATACGGCGGCGACTACGCTGGCccttgccgagcagcatggctGCAGAGGGCTCAAGAAAGCGTGCTTCAGTTTTCTCAGGTCTCCGGGCAATCTGAAGGCGATCATCGGTAGCGATGGGTTTCAGCATCTGACGAGCAGCTGCCCGTCTCTTCTCAACGAGCTGCTCGCCAACGTTGCTCCGTGA